In one Nicotiana sylvestris chromosome 8, ASM39365v2, whole genome shotgun sequence genomic region, the following are encoded:
- the LOC138875590 gene encoding uncharacterized protein, which yields MGISRSSGIFFTAFQLRGAAYQWWCIFELDSPVEEASLTWAQFSNMFLREFVPQSLRDAWRAEFEHLRQGTMTVSEYPIYFTNLARYAPALVATVRERVCRFIEGLIPNIRSSMARELEMDIFYHQVVSITRRVEGMHARDRDEREAKRFRESGHYSGACAPAAVRHGRGYMSHPIYLALPAASGIPAPPRP from the coding sequence atgggtatatcaagatcgaGTGGGATTtttttcactgccttccagcttcgaggggcAGCATACCAATGGTGGTGTATTTTTGAGTTGGATAGTCCAGTTGAGGAAGCATCCCTTACTTGGGCTCAATTTTCAAacatgttcctgagagagtttgtccctcagagcctcagggacgcatggcgtgcagagtttgagcatttgcgtcaGGGAACTATGACTGTTTCGGAGTATCCTATCTATTTCACTAACTTGGCTAGgtatgcaccagccttggttgctacagttcgtgagagagtttgtcggtttattgaggggctcattcccaacatcaggtctagcatggctcgtgagttggagatggatattttttATCACCAGGTGGTGAGCATTACTAGAAgagtagagggtatgcatgctcgggatagagatgagagggaggccaagaggtttcgagagtcgggccattattctggtgcctgtgccccagctgcagttcgtcatggtaggggctatatgagtcaCCCCATTTATTTAGCTCtcccagcagccagtggtattccagctcctcctaggccttag